In Bradyrhizobium sp. CCBAU 051011, the following are encoded in one genomic region:
- a CDS encoding C-terminal binding protein encodes MPKFRVVTPKGASFTVAGGGYDYEKEALDPIGAEIIEAPANEAEFIAAAKTADAIYAKGMPITKAIIDALENCKVITLGSVGVDSVDVKAATARGIPVTNIPDTFIEEVADHAMMLLLAGFRRLVEQDKMVRTGRWSEGRPALLKIPRLMGQTLGFISFGRVARAVAKRAAPFGLRMMAYDPFIQETLMYDHGVIPSTLSEVLSQSDFVSMHAPARPEVHHMLTEKHFRQMKNSAVFINTGRGATVDEEALIKALQEGWIAHAALDVLEKEPPSHNNPLLSMENVTLTAHVASASARFDEARKRRVGYELSLVLQGMWPVSCVNPSVLQTTSLRRWQPVSMDRGPNS; translated from the coding sequence ATGCCGAAATTCAGGGTGGTAACGCCGAAAGGCGCGAGCTTCACGGTCGCCGGCGGCGGCTATGACTATGAGAAGGAAGCGCTCGATCCGATCGGGGCCGAAATCATCGAGGCGCCGGCCAACGAGGCCGAATTCATCGCCGCGGCCAAGACCGCGGACGCGATCTACGCCAAGGGCATGCCGATCACGAAAGCGATCATCGACGCTCTGGAAAACTGCAAGGTGATCACGCTCGGCAGCGTCGGCGTCGACTCGGTCGACGTCAAGGCCGCCACCGCCCGCGGCATTCCCGTCACCAACATTCCCGACACCTTCATCGAGGAAGTCGCCGACCACGCCATGATGCTGCTGCTGGCAGGGTTCCGCCGGCTGGTCGAGCAGGACAAGATGGTGCGCACCGGCCGCTGGTCGGAGGGCCGGCCCGCGCTGTTGAAGATCCCGCGGCTGATGGGCCAGACGCTCGGCTTCATCTCGTTCGGCCGGGTGGCCCGCGCGGTCGCCAAGCGCGCCGCCCCCTTTGGCTTGCGCATGATGGCCTACGACCCCTTCATCCAGGAAACGCTGATGTACGACCACGGCGTGATCCCCTCGACGCTGTCGGAGGTGCTGTCGCAGTCGGATTTTGTCTCGATGCACGCGCCGGCGCGGCCCGAGGTGCACCACATGCTGACCGAGAAGCATTTCCGTCAGATGAAAAATTCTGCCGTCTTCATCAATACCGGCCGCGGCGCCACCGTGGACGAGGAAGCGCTGATCAAGGCGCTGCAGGAGGGCTGGATCGCGCACGCCGCCCTCGACGTGCTGGAGAAGGAACCGCCGTCTCACAACAACCCGCTACTCTCCATGGAAAACGTCACTCTGACCGCCCATGTGGCGTCGGCATCGGCACGTTTTGACGAGGCGCGCAAGCGGCGCGTGGGCTACGAATTGTCACTGGTCCTGCAGGGGATGTGGCCGGTAAGCTGCGTCAATCCGTCTGTGCTGCAAACGACCTCGCTCCGCCGCTGGCAACCCGTCAGCATGGACCGCGGCCCCAACAGCTAG
- a CDS encoding ABC transporter substrate-binding protein, translating into MKNDITRREALALGVSVAALAATGASAQTASTIKAADVPAPKLAIEKGASLRMLRPVRFVQADEDVFRANAAKFSKETGVEVKVDFVGWEDINQQTAVTSNSGAGPDIIIGFSDAPHIYIDKLVELTDVADYLGKRYGGWLPLAQKYGKRNKSDAWIGLPFGATAGPLIYRKSVLQSIGFDKVPEDHAGILDLCQKLHKAGKPAGFALGNAKGDGNGFANWALWSHNASLLDEEGNVVINSKETIAALKWVKDIYPSFIAGTPSWNDVSNNRAYSSQEISLTANGVSLYFSLKNDPATKAIADDSEHQLLPKGLAKVSPMAGLTLNAMLFKHSQYPNAAKAFLQFMLEKDQYEPWLNANSGYWSQPLAAYAEAAVWSSDPKVKIFKDTMQSTYYDGYKGPISTATGAVSADYVLIQMCAAVATGASTPEAAAAEAEQRAKRYFRRQGR; encoded by the coding sequence ATGAAGAACGACATCACCCGTCGTGAAGCATTGGCTTTGGGCGTTTCCGTCGCAGCGCTCGCCGCGACCGGTGCATCCGCGCAGACCGCATCCACCATCAAGGCCGCCGACGTTCCTGCACCGAAGCTTGCGATCGAAAAAGGCGCGTCCTTGCGCATGCTGCGCCCGGTGCGCTTCGTGCAGGCCGATGAGGACGTGTTCCGCGCCAATGCCGCCAAGTTCAGCAAGGAGACCGGCGTCGAGGTCAAGGTCGACTTCGTCGGCTGGGAAGACATCAATCAGCAGACCGCGGTGACGTCGAATTCCGGTGCCGGCCCCGACATCATCATCGGCTTCTCCGACGCACCGCACATCTACATCGACAAGCTGGTCGAGCTGACAGACGTCGCCGACTATCTCGGCAAGCGCTACGGCGGCTGGCTGCCGCTGGCCCAGAAATACGGCAAGCGCAACAAGAGCGATGCCTGGATTGGATTGCCATTCGGCGCCACTGCCGGCCCCCTGATCTACCGCAAGTCGGTGCTGCAATCGATCGGCTTCGACAAGGTTCCAGAGGACCATGCCGGAATTCTGGATCTGTGCCAGAAGCTGCACAAGGCGGGCAAGCCGGCCGGCTTTGCGCTCGGCAATGCCAAGGGCGACGGCAACGGCTTCGCCAACTGGGCGCTATGGTCGCACAACGCTTCCCTGCTCGATGAAGAGGGTAACGTCGTCATCAACAGCAAGGAGACCATCGCCGCCCTGAAGTGGGTCAAGGATATCTACCCGAGCTTCATTGCCGGCACACCGTCGTGGAACGACGTCAGCAACAACCGCGCCTATTCCTCGCAGGAAATCTCGCTGACCGCCAACGGCGTCTCGCTGTATTTCTCGCTGAAGAACGATCCGGCGACCAAGGCGATCGCCGATGACAGCGAGCATCAGTTGCTGCCGAAGGGCCTGGCCAAGGTTTCACCGATGGCCGGACTGACGCTGAACGCGATGCTGTTCAAGCACAGCCAGTATCCCAACGCCGCCAAGGCATTCCTGCAATTCATGCTGGAAAAAGACCAGTATGAGCCGTGGCTCAACGCCAACTCCGGCTACTGGTCGCAGCCGCTTGCCGCCTACGCCGAGGCCGCAGTTTGGTCCAGCGATCCCAAGGTCAAGATCTTCAAGGACACGATGCAGAGCACCTACTATGACGGCTACAAGGGTCCGATCTCGACAGCGACCGGCGCCGTCAGCGCCGATTACGTGCTGATCCAGATGTGCGCGGCCGTGGCAACCGGCGCATCGACTCCGGAGGCCGCGGCTGCGGAAGCCGAGCAGCGCGCGAAGCGGTATTTCCGGCGGCAGGGGCGCTGA